In a single window of the Thamnophis elegans isolate rThaEle1 chromosome 8, rThaEle1.pri, whole genome shotgun sequence genome:
- the SCX gene encoding basic helix-loop-helix transcription factor scleraxis: protein MSFALLRSAPSRFLYPEISMLSEEDEENGSGESSGSDEKPYALEAGAYGLRGGKRGPGKKGGRGVSREPRQRHTANARERDRTNSVNTAFSALRTLIPTEPADRKLSKIETLRLASSYIAHLGNVLLAGEACGDGQPCHAGPAFFHPAGGGGSPAAHESEGSQPKQICTFCLSNQRKLSKDRERKTAIRS from the exons ATGTCCTTCGCCCTGCTGCGCTCGGCGCCCAGCCGCTTCCTGTACCCGGAGATCAGCATGCTGtcggaggaggacgaggagaacGGCAGCGGCGAGAGCTCGGGCTCGGACGAGAAGCCCTACGCGCTGGAGGCGGGCGCCTACGGGCTGCGGGGCGGCAAGCGCGGGCCGGGCAAGAAGGGCGGCCGCGGCGTCTCCCGCGAGCCCCGCCAGCGCCACACGGCCAACGCACGCGAGAGGGACCGCACCAACAGCGTCAACACCGCCTTCAGCGCCCTCCGGACGCTCATCCCCACCGAGCCGGCCGACCGCAAGCTCTCCAAGATCGAGACGCTCCGCCTGGCCTCCAGCTACATCGCGCACCTGGGCAACGTCCTCCTGGCCGGGGAGGCCTGCGGGGACGGGCAACCTTGCCACGCCGGCCCGGCCTTCTTCCACCccgccggcggcggcggcagtCCCGCCGCCCACGAGAGCGAAGGCTCCCAGCCCAAGCAGATCTGCACTTTCTGCCTCAGCAACCAGAGGAAGCTG AGTAAAGACCGAGAAAGAAAGACGGCGATTCGGAGCTAG